The DNA window TCGGCGAGCAGCCGCGCCAGGCCCTCCGGCCGGCCCTCCGCCCGCCAGGTGCGCATGCTCTCCTGCAGCAGCCACAGCCCCATCACGTTGCGCAGGTAGCGGATCGTCCCGTCGACGCCGACCTCGTTGGTGAAGTTGGCCTCCAGGCTCGCCGCCGACAGCACCGGCGAGCTCAGCTCCAGTCCCACCAGCGACCAGGTGCCGCAGGAGACGTAGGCGAAGTGGCCGTCGTGCGCCGGGACGGCGGCGACCGCCGACGCGGTGTCGTGCGAGCCCACCGTGGTGACCCACAGGTCGCCGGAGACGCCCAGCGGACCGCGCAGCGGCGACCGGATCCGCCCGAGCAGGTCGCCGGGGTCGCGCAGCGGCGGCAGCAGCCGGCGGGGCAGGCCGAGCCGGCGGACGAGGTCGTCGGACCACGTCCGCGCTCGTACGTCGTACAGCTGGGTGGTGGAGACGTTCGTGCGCTCGGCGCCGATCCGTCCGGTGAGCCGGTGACAGAGCAGGTCCGGCACCAGCAGCATCATGCGGGCCTTCCGCAGCGTCGCGGGATCCTCGGCCAGCAGCTGGTAGGCGGTGTTGAACCCCATGAACTGCACGCCGGTGGTGGCGTAGAGCGTGCGGTCGCCGACGTCGGCGCGTACCCGCTCCATGATCCCGTCGGTACGCGAGTCGCGGTAGTGGACCGGCGGTGCGAGCAGCCGGCCGGCCTCGTCGAGCAGGCCGTAGTCGACACCCCAGGAGTCGACACCGACCGACGT is part of the Actinopolymorpha sp. NPDC004070 genome and encodes:
- a CDS encoding rhamnulokinase family protein, with protein sequence MSDDVTLRAAAVDLGASSGRVVVGTVGPDHLDTEIVHRFPNEPVHVNGRLSWDLPSLWRGVLAGVREAAERGVTSVGVDSWGVDYGLLDEAGRLLAPPVHYRDSRTDGIMERVRADVGDRTLYATTGVQFMGFNTAYQLLAEDPATLRKARMMLLVPDLLCHRLTGRIGAERTNVSTTQLYDVRARTWSDDLVRRLGLPRRLLPPLRDPGDLLGRIRSPLRGPLGVSGDLWVTTVGSHDTASAVAAVPAHDGHFAYVSCGTWSLVGLELSSPVLSAASLEANFTNEVGVDGTIRYLRNVMGLWLLQESMRTWRAEGRPEGLARLLADAENEPPLRSVVDAESPDFLAPGDMPDRIRAHCRDTGQPEPATPAQVTRCVLDSLALAHARNVAAAQRLSGRRVDVVHVVGGGAQNSLLCQLTADACGLPVVAGPVEATALGNLLVQARAHGVLVDRAEARDVVRRTQDLRTYEPRDHDRWSALLAA